The sequence ATTTAAATCACACAAATATGGCATATATTCCAACGAGATTCAAGCGAATCACAGCAGCGTTTGACGATGATGCTAGGGCACGATTATGCCAGAGTAGTAGCGGAAGCGAGCATTTGGCCGAGAACTCGGTGACGGATCTTTCCGATTTAGTTGACTCGTTTTTTGAAGTAGATGTTAACGATCGATTTGAATCCAACGTTGAAAAACGTCTTGAAGAGAAGGCATCTCAGGATGCGGGCGGATTTTTAGGTACCGATACTGATACTAAAGAAACGCTGATTGAATTGATCGGTGGTAGTAACGATGATGAAGATGACCGTACGAAACGTGCAATTCGTTTCGAGTTAGAAACTGTGTGTTGGAATTTGAATGATGCTTCAAATAAGAGAAATATAATGACTTTACTTCGTCAAAAAGGATTCGATGCAGGTGACGGTTACTCCAATCACATTCACATTTAATATTAATTAACAAAATTATTTAAAGTATTTAAGTAATTACTTTGTCAAAAGTTGAATTATTGTTGTTTAAAATTGGTGTTGTGATATATGAATTTAGGTCTTTGTAAGTCACGATGGGGGAAAACAGGAGGGCATCCAGGTGGTGAATACGAATACGTCGACGTTTTATTATCAGGTGACCGTTACATTGTTGAAGTATCAATAGGAGCTGAATTTACAATCGCACGGCCGACTAAAGCTTACGAATCGTTACTCGATATAATGCCGAAATTTATGGTGATTAAACCTAATGAATTAAAGAAGGTAGTTAGGCTAATGTGCGCTGAGATGAGAACGTCACTAAGATCACGAGAAATGTTGATATCGCCTTGGAGAAAAAACGGATACATGCAATCGAAATGGTTCGGATCGTATAAAAGGACAACGAACTTTATAACCGCGGTGGTGGGAAACGGTGAGGGTGAGTTTACCGGTTAGAGTTTGTTAGGGTTTGAGTATTCAGCGGCGGTTGGTGGTGGTAGAAGTAATTGTAGGAAGGTGGTTGGGAGATTGCATGTGGTTAGTAATTTCAAAGCTCGATTGTTGAGTGGCGTGTCTTAGTAGATCGAGGGGTGTAAGTGTAAAATCTTTTTAATAGTTTATTGTTTTAGACGAATTTGGATAAGGTTTATttttagggggatgattctcacacacacttttttaatcttcacacacctattttaaccttttactcttctaataatattcaattggtgtgtgaggatcaaaaaagtgtgtgtgagaatcatctcccttATTTTTATTACATGTATGTACGTACGAATGTACACTTTAGACCATCTTTATCGGCGTGTTGGCGTGTTACTGGGTAggggtggggtgcttgatgagcgtgctagtaaactggtaaataatggggtggagtgttaagtagcgtgttgggtgatgtgttaaaatctgattgaAAGTTGGGTGAAATAgtgaataaaaaataataaaaataaaaaactgaccaataaaaaaaagaaaaattgtGGCACGTGCTTGCTTCTACGTGTAAGTTTGACGCACGCCAGAAGCACACAAACAAACACACTGGGGCTATTAGGCGTGTTAGGCAAGCACGGGTGCAACACGCTTGCGTTAAACGTGGTCTTAATGTTTATCTTTTTCTTTTGTAGCAGAGATACCGAgtaataatttttttcttttttcttttcttggAAAAGCAAAAGAAATTTTATTGCTATGAAGAATTTACAGAGTGAAACATACACACAAACCCAACAGGCCCCCAGGATTAAACATTTACATAGTGAagcatgataattttattaattaatataaacttCTATCGAATTAAATCAGAATAAGTTATCAATATGTAAGCAAAACAGAATTAAATCATCATTGCAAAAACACTAACATCAtcgatgtcacacccccaaatagggcctggggtatttgtgactaattatatcaaatcacagttgtataaacgagaacgactctatatgagacgttttattgagttttgcagcgaaagataaatagattacattgtatttaaagcattaaatgtttttagatgaattgataagtaatgcatgaagactccaagcattggcaagaaatcatcatcaaagcagcagatatacagcaaaAAAATTTCCGAAATTTACGGaggatatattcgtctcctcgaatacgtatatatagcaaaaaaaaattcgcaatttacggagaaaatttagaaaaagtgtttagacaaagtttattggaatagatatgataagatatgatttgtctatactccatttatgtaataattgcagtatgacgtgtctagattaaaaatgataagtatgtaatcagataatctttcgataaaagactttcaattcgtaatggcctattcaggtctaggggcttgagctataggatcctttaaatcggtaatccaaacccttccattctagagtttcgtagacgccactcgtcaagaaaattcaataataaaaaataacgagaaagcaaagattttgaaagtaatgaatatgaatagtagagatttcaaaaatcatggataacatttcatgtaatacatatgtaatacacaacacCATGATAGATggcaaaggaatgtcgagaacggtatcgcatttaaatgtggtggtggaattggatagtacttaggaaagtgagcagagttcttagattggcttgacattctaaggaagattaaaaaatttaataagcatagtttctaaggtatagtgtagcatttaacaattaaaggcaacaattaaaggcactatggtcaaggaaagttgtagtcctacattgttaaggtacctaattgtataaggcacacttaaaatgcaatcctggttctctacaacaatactgctctgataccaaactgtcacacccccaaatagggcctaggatatttgtgactaattatatcaaatcacagttgtataaacgagaacgactctatatgagacgttttattgatttttgcagcggaagataaatagattacattgtatttaaagcattaaatgtttttagatgaattgataagtaatgcatgaagactccaagcatggcaagaaatcatcattaaagcaacagatatacagcggaagcaatatttaagtacctgagaataaacatgcttagaaagtcaacacgaggttgagtgagttcataggtttgtcataaataataatttcaataatagatcacaagatttaatataataaaagacgatatattatatatatcaaaagtatgccaagagcgtataatatcaaaactaaacgattttaccccgtaacaatacatatgtaattgtcgagatcattattataccaccaattgacctgaggtcaacagtgcgggacgttactcccaatagcgctatttataataatttcGTTTGCCTCTTTagttcatctagcaattaatgatattacaaagcagggatttgcatgtttcaaatgaacacaataaaaatactcatgCTGGTCGCATAATAAGTTTGAACTTGTGTCTACTagttataaaaatagtacatgtattgtcagcccaaaaatatagataaaaatggagcaaatgaaactcaccttaaaataGCACATCAAAGATTTCACTAGGAAGTAGCTGTAATTGAAGTATACCgaaaatctcaacctagagatagaatgtacgatcagatgttgtctaatagacataagtatagtaactatactaatgataatggttttctaaaagaaattccattttcggaaaggttactatctatggaaagttttcactttcagtaactttccaattatagaaagttttggttataatctttaacaagacGTTGTACGACTCTCTCAAATcttgttgctatcatacaagtcacttgaatgatcagttgttaaCGGGCGCCCAgtattcttgaccagaatctatgtcatggcattcgaaatccacaagcagttcccacaaggcaacaaggaccaccctaggccatatgtagcggtgaggttcatatatagtgcacgttatcttgattataaccttcacgtaTTATAGGTGTATAAAATTTTAttgtatagttaagttatatatatatatatatatatatatatatatatatatatatatatatatatatatatatatatatatatatatatatatagtggtaggatcaagagggaagtaaccattcggggggaagcggggggaagcaaaaactttttttttttttgttttttgaaaaaaattttgttcacgaacattatagatgagatgaaaatatgaacatttagtagagacactttttgataaatgtttttattttggcgggaaaacgctcgaagaagtaatatataacaattatcgtgttttttcgagcgtattttaaggttttagctattggggtttagatattagggtttagatattagggtttatagggtttagatattagggtttagaaatttagggtttagggtttagatttagggtttagatttaggatttagattgagtttttaacacgaacggtttagagtttagggtttagggtttagggtttggtgttttgggtttatggaataaacccaaaacaccaaaccctaaaccctaaactctaaatcgggctaaattttacttcacaaaacatgaagaaaaaaaatgttcatattcttcacgaacaatattatattaaatgttatttttgtcgatcgtttttccgcctaaataataaaattcatcacgaggtgtctcttctaaatgttcatattttcgtgtgatcttgattccggaaaaaaaattcaaaaaaaacgaattttttttttttgcttccccccgcttccccccgattggttacttccccattgatcatgcccctatatatatatatatatatatatatatatatatatatatatatatatatatatatatatatatatatatatatatactattagtattacataattattaatagttttataattatatacgCATTATTATTCAAGCTATAATTACTATATTGACTtagattaatttaatatttataatatactaaTTATTAACACATACAATATATAACATAATTGGTTATactatttgttatttaatttacaagatacttaataatatagtactttattaacttaatattattcataaacacctaaataattaattaaatacctaataatcatatacataatttttatagtcttagttaattataaaaatcagtagaaaaatttaagaaagtattttattacaattttgtatttatatatttttttattcgtaatttaatcacaaaacaagtttaattctacataaaatatcaaataaacataaataattatttttaaaatttttataagtttcttacagttaaataatctgtagaaaaatatttatataaatatttatttatttttacaattatttccttatttacctcctgtttacataataatagtatttaattatgtaataattattaattcgacccataaattaatttttataattttttcagacctAGAAAAAGTTTATGAACCcataaaaattaattttttatttttatttactgtgtatatttttattacgaattttatataattttcgtgtttaattagtatttaattcgtaattaactataaataatattccaaaacttatcataattatttttataagtactacTACTGTTCTAAATAATTTCCAAACAAATACTACTGATGTGAATATTTATTAACAATTTAAAATAACAATTGGGTAAAAATACatgaaataaataaaatgaataa comes from Rutidosis leptorrhynchoides isolate AG116_Rl617_1_P2 chromosome 4, CSIRO_AGI_Rlap_v1, whole genome shotgun sequence and encodes:
- the LOC139904395 gene encoding uncharacterized protein; its protein translation is MAYIPTRFKRITAAFDDDARARLCQSSSGSEHLAENSVTDLSDLVDSFFEVDVNDRFESNVEKRLEEKASQDAGGFLGTDTDTKETLIELIGGSNDDEDDRTKRAIRFELETVCWNLNDASNKRNIMTLLRQKGFDAGLCKSRWGKTGGHPGGEYEYVDVLLSGDRYIVEVSIGAEFTIARPTKAYESLLDIMPKFMVIKPNELKKVVRLMCAEMRTSLRSREMLISPWRKNGYMQSKWFGSYKRTTNFITAVVGNGEGEFTG